A portion of the Sulfuriferula sp. AH1 genome contains these proteins:
- a CDS encoding HIT family protein, translated as MTSCELCETTGGELLWQDAFCRAILVDDRDYPGFCRVIWHEHIKEMSDLTAVQQNRLMRVVFAVEAALRDTLKPEKINLASLGNVVPHLHWHVIPRFRNDKHFPNPIWGEARRESSVSTDNNLIAGILKAALAQRLS; from the coding sequence ATGACCAGCTGCGAATTATGTGAAACAACCGGAGGAGAACTGCTGTGGCAGGATGCATTCTGCCGGGCAATACTGGTAGATGATCGCGACTACCCCGGATTCTGCCGGGTGATCTGGCATGAACATATCAAGGAAATGAGCGACTTGACCGCAGTTCAGCAAAACCGCCTGATGCGCGTCGTATTCGCCGTCGAAGCTGCCTTGCGCGACACCCTCAAACCGGAAAAAATCAATCTCGCCAGCCTCGGCAATGTCGTTCCGCACCTGCACTGGCATGTCATCCCGCGCTTCAGGAATGACAAACATTTCCCCAATCCGATTTGGGGCGAAGCACGACGCGAGAGCAGCGTCAGCACCGATAACAATCTGATTGCCGGCATCCTTAAGGCCGCTCTGGCGCAGCGCCTGTCCTGA
- the recR gene encoding recombination mediator RecR codes for MKSPTRLAELIAALRVLPGIGPKSAQRMAYHLLQRDRQGALKLGHAIEQALTQLTHCEMCNDFSETPICPLCSATTRDASQLAIVEMPTDLLMMEQTQSYNGLYFVLMGRLSPLDGIGPREIHLDRLIQRAGNGLVQEVILATNFTMEGEATAHAITELLRARGIAVSRIARGVPVGGELEHIDSGTLAQALTDRRRCDTN; via the coding sequence GTGAAATCCCCCACCCGTCTTGCCGAACTCATCGCCGCGTTACGCGTATTGCCAGGCATCGGCCCGAAATCCGCGCAACGCATGGCATATCACCTGCTGCAACGCGACCGGCAGGGCGCGCTCAAACTGGGGCATGCCATCGAGCAAGCTCTGACCCAACTCACGCATTGCGAAATGTGCAACGATTTCAGCGAAACGCCGATTTGCCCGCTATGTTCAGCGACTACGCGCGACGCCAGCCAGCTGGCCATAGTCGAAATGCCGACCGACTTGCTGATGATGGAACAAACGCAAAGCTACAACGGGCTGTATTTTGTCCTGATGGGACGCCTGTCCCCATTGGACGGCATCGGCCCGCGTGAAATCCACCTCGATCGCCTGATCCAGCGCGCCGGCAACGGCCTCGTGCAGGAAGTGATCCTCGCCACCAATTTCACCATGGAAGGCGAAGCCACTGCCCATGCCATCACCGAACTGCTGCGCGCACGCGGTATCGCAGTCAGCCGCATTGCACGCGGCGTGCCGGTGGGCGGCGAACTGGAACATATCGACTCCGGCACCCTGGCTCAGGCCCTGACCGACAGACGACGCTGCGACACCAACTGA
- a CDS encoding YbaB/EbfC family nucleoid-associated protein produces MLKGGLGNMMKQAQQMQENMKKMQDKLAEVEVEGVSGAGMVKVLMTCRNDVRRVTIDPSLLSDDKEMLEDLIAAAMNDAVRKAEATTQEKMSGFTAGLNLPPGFKLPF; encoded by the coding sequence ATGCTAAAAGGTGGTTTGGGCAACATGATGAAACAAGCCCAGCAAATGCAGGAAAATATGAAGAAGATGCAGGACAAGCTTGCCGAAGTGGAAGTGGAAGGCGTGTCCGGCGCAGGCATGGTCAAGGTATTGATGACCTGCCGCAACGATGTGCGTCGCGTCACCATCGACCCCAGCCTGCTCAGCGACGACAAGGAAATGCTCGAAGACCTGATCGCTGCCGCCATGAACGATGCGGTACGCAAAGCCGAAGCGACGACCCAGGAAAAAATGAGCGGCTTCACCGCCGGACTGAATCTGCCTCCGGGCTTCAAGCTACCGTTCTAA